The Pyrococcus horikoshii OT3 genome includes a window with the following:
- the purQ gene encoding phosphoribosylformylglycinamidine synthase I gives MVKFAVIVFPGTNCDFETVEAIKRAGGEAERVWYKQSVKDYDGVVIPGGFSYADYLRAGAIAARQKVMEEIRELAEEGRPILGICNGFQILTEANLLPGALRPNKIPRFLCKWVHLKVVDVETPFTYLYEEGEVVRMPIAHAEGNYYIDNPSKVRIVFQYSDEKGSITEEANPNGSVLNIAGVTNKQGNVLGMMPHPERASDRFLGSEDGLKVFKSIVEWMKK, from the coding sequence ATGGTAAAATTTGCTGTAATAGTATTTCCTGGGACTAACTGTGACTTTGAGACAGTTGAAGCTATAAAAAGGGCCGGTGGGGAAGCTGAGAGGGTTTGGTATAAGCAGAGTGTGAAAGATTACGATGGAGTTGTGATCCCAGGGGGATTCAGTTACGCTGATTATTTGAGAGCTGGGGCAATAGCTGCTAGGCAAAAAGTAATGGAGGAAATAAGAGAACTTGCCGAAGAGGGAAGGCCTATACTTGGAATATGCAATGGCTTTCAGATTTTAACTGAAGCTAATCTTCTTCCCGGGGCCCTTAGACCAAATAAGATACCGAGATTTCTGTGCAAGTGGGTTCACTTAAAAGTCGTTGACGTTGAGACTCCCTTCACTTACCTCTATGAGGAAGGAGAAGTTGTGAGAATGCCGATAGCACATGCAGAGGGTAATTACTACATTGATAATCCCTCTAAGGTTAGAATTGTATTCCAGTATAGTGATGAAAAGGGAAGTATTACAGAGGAAGCAAATCCAAATGGTTCTGTGCTGAATATAGCTGGAGTTACAAATAAACAGGGAAATGTTCTTGGGATGATGCCTCACCCTGAGAGGGCGAGTGACCGCTTCCTGGGGAGTGAAGATGGGTTAAAAGTGTTCAAAAGTATAGTGGAGTGGATGAAGAAGTAA
- a CDS encoding ABC transporter permease, producing the protein MRWVDIKDSLSNFWFEFKRQKTGILGIALLIFWIIIALGAPYITQPDIPDKWKTIWIDYPKVVPPTWAGVFSGVKEAPHLMIPPEELQKYVTKSKNKIIIDIPYNMQYDVPPQDIVMMHVSGNSSGRLKPSLTLKVKRPDGEELTLLSGLKIKGSTNIQIARDTNVRRNVINWVKMKTGIQLDPTKEFELITTLDTLKVVFAKISPNMLDSPEPLRGEYHIIYEIKLPRGTSVDLSKAEVVLTGRTYGYLGTDDKGRDLFAGLVWGSRVSLAVGISTAVLSVLIGIFYGVAAAYFGGWTDELMMRFQEFMASIPTLPILILLGTYFGGHIQLWQIVLLLAVFGWVGIARVARSMAYQIKEQTYVEAAIALGAGTGRIIFKHMVPQLLPYAFAQMALSVPGAVLAEASLSFLGLGDPTQVTWGQILHDAQVAGAAVNGYWWWVIPPGIAIALVALTFVLIGTALDRVLNPRLRRL; encoded by the coding sequence ATGAGATGGGTTGATATCAAGGATTCACTCTCAAATTTCTGGTTTGAATTCAAGAGACAAAAAACTGGAATTTTAGGGATAGCTCTATTAATCTTCTGGATTATAATCGCCCTTGGCGCTCCTTACATAACTCAGCCTGACATTCCGGATAAGTGGAAGACAATATGGATTGATTATCCGAAAGTCGTGCCACCGACGTGGGCCGGAGTGTTTAGCGGTGTAAAAGAGGCCCCCCATCTTATGATACCCCCAGAGGAGTTACAGAAGTATGTAACTAAAAGCAAAAACAAGATAATAATTGATATCCCCTATAATATGCAGTATGATGTACCTCCTCAGGATATAGTCATGATGCACGTTTCCGGTAATTCTTCAGGAAGGTTAAAACCTTCCTTAACATTGAAAGTCAAGAGGCCCGATGGAGAAGAGCTGACTTTGCTGAGCGGATTAAAGATAAAGGGATCCACGAACATTCAGATTGCAAGGGATACCAATGTTAGGAGAAATGTAATTAACTGGGTTAAAATGAAGACTGGAATCCAGTTAGATCCAACAAAGGAGTTTGAGCTTATAACAACGTTGGATACGCTAAAGGTTGTATTCGCTAAGATATCTCCGAATATGCTTGACTCACCCGAGCCACTTAGGGGTGAATATCACATAATATATGAGATAAAACTTCCAAGGGGAACTTCAGTAGATCTTTCAAAAGCTGAGGTAGTGCTCACCGGAAGAACCTACGGTTACCTTGGGACTGATGATAAGGGTAGAGATCTCTTTGCTGGACTTGTATGGGGTTCGAGAGTGTCATTAGCTGTTGGAATTTCGACTGCGGTACTCTCAGTTCTAATAGGAATATTCTACGGTGTAGCCGCAGCGTACTTTGGTGGCTGGACGGATGAGCTAATGATGAGATTCCAGGAGTTCATGGCTTCAATACCAACGCTTCCAATTCTAATCCTCCTGGGAACTTACTTTGGAGGTCATATCCAGCTTTGGCAGATAGTTTTACTATTAGCAGTGTTCGGTTGGGTGGGAATAGCGAGAGTTGCGAGAAGTATGGCGTACCAGATTAAGGAGCAGACTTATGTAGAGGCCGCGATAGCGCTTGGTGCTGGAACCGGAAGGATTATCTTCAAGCACATGGTTCCACAGTTGCTACCTTACGCATTTGCTCAGATGGCTTTAAGCGTTCCAGGTGCCGTTCTAGCCGAGGCTTCTCTAAGCTTCTTGGGACTTGGTGATCCAACCCAGGTAACATGGGGTCAGATACTCCACGATGCCCAAGTTGCCGGAGCTGCCGTTAATGGCTATTGGTGGTGGGTGATTCCTCCAGGAATAGCTATCGCACTAGTAGCTTTGACGTTCGTCTTGATTGGTACCGCGTTAGATAGAGTCCTGAACCCGAGGCTCAGGAGATTATGA
- the pgiA gene encoding glucose-6-phosphate isomerase — MYKEPLGVKVDFESGVIEGAKKLVRRLSDMKGYFLDEETWRELVEREDPVVYEVYAVEQEEKEGDLNFATTVLYPGKVGKEFFFTKGHFHAKRDRAEVYIALKGKGGMLLQTPEGEARWIPMEPGTVVYVPPYWAHRTVNTGDEPFIFLAIYPADAGHDYGTIAEKGFSKIVIEENGEVKVVDNPRWKN, encoded by the coding sequence ATGTACAAAGAACCCCTTGGCGTGAAGGTAGACTTTGAAAGTGGAGTAATTGAGGGAGCAAAGAAGTTAGTAAGAAGGCTAAGTGACATGAAGGGATATTTTCTAGATGAAGAAACCTGGAGAGAATTGGTGGAGAGGGAAGATCCAGTAGTCTATGAGGTATATGCTGTGGAACAGGAAGAAAAGGAAGGTGATCTAAACTTCGCTACAACCGTTCTATACCCAGGAAAAGTCGGAAAGGAGTTCTTCTTTACAAAGGGTCATTTCCATGCAAAGAGGGATAGGGCCGAAGTTTACATTGCATTAAAGGGTAAGGGTGGAATGCTCCTTCAGACTCCCGAGGGAGAGGCTAGATGGATACCTATGGAGCCCGGGACAGTTGTTTATGTTCCACCATACTGGGCCCATAGAACCGTGAACACTGGAGATGAGCCTTTCATATTCTTAGCGATCTACCCGGCGGATGCTGGGCATGATTATGGAACTATTGCTGAGAAAGGGTTTAGCAAAATTGTCATAGAGGAAAATGGTGAAGTTAAGGTCGTTGACAATCCGAGGTGGAAGAATTAA
- a CDS encoding ABC transporter ATP-binding protein, which produces MSEPILKVENLKKYFPVRRGFLSALRGEPQKFVKAVDGVSFEIYKQQVFALVGESGCGKTTTGKLIVKLLEPTDGKIYLEGQDVTELRTKEEIKAYRRKVQMIFQDPFSSMNPRFRIYDVLEEPLLIHGIGETRAEREELIYKALEMVKITPPEEYVGRFPHMLSGGQRQRVAIARALILNPTFVVADEPVSMLDVSIRAEILELMKELKEKMGVTYLYITHDLSTARYFADWIAVMYLGRIVEMGPAKEIIDNPLHPYTRALLAAVPEPIPERKDVIKELPIKGEVPSAVNIPSGCRFHPRCIYFKKGLCDVKQPQLIEYSHNHWVECHRVGEI; this is translated from the coding sequence ATGTCCGAGCCAATACTGAAGGTTGAAAACCTTAAAAAGTACTTCCCAGTAAGAAGGGGATTTCTCTCAGCTTTAAGAGGAGAACCTCAGAAGTTCGTGAAGGCGGTTGATGGCGTAAGCTTTGAAATCTACAAGCAACAGGTCTTCGCCTTGGTTGGAGAGAGCGGTTGCGGAAAAACAACGACTGGAAAGCTGATAGTAAAGTTACTTGAGCCAACTGATGGAAAGATATACCTCGAGGGCCAGGATGTTACGGAGTTGAGGACTAAGGAGGAGATAAAGGCTTATAGAAGGAAGGTTCAGATGATATTCCAGGATCCCTTTAGCTCAATGAACCCGAGGTTCAGGATATATGATGTCTTGGAAGAGCCTTTGCTCATTCATGGGATAGGAGAAACGAGGGCCGAGCGTGAGGAGTTGATATATAAAGCCTTAGAAATGGTAAAGATAACGCCACCGGAGGAGTACGTTGGCAGATTCCCTCACATGCTTTCCGGTGGTCAGAGGCAGAGGGTAGCTATCGCTAGAGCATTAATCCTCAACCCAACTTTCGTGGTCGCTGATGAGCCTGTTTCAATGCTTGACGTTTCGATTAGGGCTGAGATTCTGGAACTCATGAAGGAGCTTAAGGAGAAGATGGGTGTCACTTACCTCTACATTACTCACGATCTTTCGACCGCTAGATACTTCGCCGACTGGATTGCGGTAATGTACCTTGGAAGGATAGTGGAGATGGGTCCTGCGAAGGAGATCATAGACAATCCTCTCCATCCATACACGAGGGCGTTGCTAGCAGCTGTCCCAGAGCCGATCCCTGAGAGGAAAGATGTGATTAAAGAATTGCCAATTAAGGGTGAAGTTCCAAGTGCCGTGAACATACCTTCAGGATGTAGATTCCATCCGAGGTGCATATACTTCAAGAAAGGCTTGTGCGATGTTAAGCAACCCCAGCTGATAGAGTACAGCCACAATCATTGGGTTGAGTGCCATAGGGTAGGAGAGATTTAG
- a CDS encoding ABC transporter ATP-binding protein: protein MGKKILEVKNLKMYYFTSRGPVKAVDDVTFDLEKGEVLGLAGESGCGKSSIGFTLMGMPQPPGRIVGGSIKIDGREIVGLPEDVLRREIRWQKISMIFQGAMNALNPVYTVGYQMIEPLIYHKGMDREDALDRAMKYLELVGLDPEIVYRYPHELSGGMKQRVVIAMALLLEPDIVIADEPTTALDVVVQAQIINLMKRLKKKLGLSMIFITHDLSILAEISDRVAVMYAGKLVEIGPSEKIYYEPAHPYTQKLLAAIPRLHEDVEKLEFIPGSPPNLINPPSGCRFHPRCPYAMDKCKEEEPKMVEVDKDHYAACWLL from the coding sequence ATGGGTAAGAAGATACTTGAGGTTAAGAACCTTAAGATGTATTACTTCACCTCTAGGGGCCCCGTTAAGGCCGTTGACGACGTTACCTTCGACTTAGAGAAGGGTGAAGTTCTTGGCTTAGCTGGAGAGAGTGGTTGCGGAAAATCATCTATTGGATTCACTCTAATGGGAATGCCCCAGCCCCCAGGAAGAATCGTTGGTGGTAGCATAAAGATCGACGGTAGGGAAATTGTTGGATTACCTGAGGATGTCCTGAGAAGGGAGATAAGATGGCAGAAGATTTCAATGATCTTCCAGGGGGCAATGAATGCTCTCAATCCAGTTTATACCGTGGGATATCAAATGATTGAACCCTTGATATATCACAAGGGAATGGACAGGGAAGATGCTTTAGACAGGGCTATGAAGTATTTAGAGCTCGTAGGACTCGACCCAGAGATCGTTTACAGGTATCCCCACGAGCTTTCAGGTGGAATGAAACAAAGGGTTGTAATAGCAATGGCCCTACTCCTGGAACCTGACATAGTAATAGCCGACGAGCCAACAACGGCTTTAGACGTGGTAGTTCAAGCTCAAATAATTAATTTAATGAAGAGGTTAAAGAAGAAGCTTGGCCTCTCAATGATATTCATTACCCACGACTTAAGCATTCTTGCTGAGATTAGTGATAGAGTGGCTGTGATGTACGCTGGGAAGCTCGTGGAGATCGGGCCTAGTGAGAAGATCTATTACGAACCAGCCCATCCATACACTCAGAAACTCCTAGCCGCAATTCCTAGACTTCACGAAGATGTCGAAAAACTTGAATTCATTCCTGGGAGTCCACCGAACTTGATTAACCCGCCAAGCGGTTGCAGATTCCACCCAAGGTGTCCTTATGCAATGGATAAGTGCAAGGAAGAGGAGCCGAAGATGGTTGAGGTTGATAAGGATCACTATGCAGCATGCTGGCTCCTGTGA
- the purS gene encoding phosphoribosylformylglycinamidine synthase subunit PurS gives MKWKVRVLVRLKEGLNDPEGRVIGNALKNLGYKVEDLRVPKCFEFILESDNPEKDVEEMCKRLLANPLIHTWEYTIEKW, from the coding sequence ATGAAGTGGAAGGTTAGGGTTCTCGTTAGGCTAAAAGAAGGACTCAACGATCCAGAAGGTAGGGTAATTGGAAATGCCCTCAAGAACCTTGGGTATAAAGTTGAGGATCTAAGGGTGCCAAAATGCTTTGAATTTATTTTAGAGAGCGATAATCCGGAGAAAGACGTCGAGGAAATGTGCAAAAGATTGTTAGCTAATCCCTTAATTCATACTTGGGAATATACCATCGAAAAATGGTGA